The following coding sequences lie in one Arachis ipaensis cultivar K30076 chromosome B05, Araip1.1, whole genome shotgun sequence genomic window:
- the LOC107641574 gene encoding uncharacterized protein LOC107641574 — translation MAAQSSTSFRSRTSSYGRLLLCSHGEKPVLRISGTKENPGRRFWGYVYFEVQQGCNFFRWADPETEVEHSEVVRIRKKLSMMKSRTKMAEWKLKVIAVLGFFGWVGFLCLLLQS, via the exons ATGGCTGCACAAAGCTCAACCTCGTTTCGTAGCAGGACTTCGTCATATGGTAGGCTGCTACTTTGTTCCCATGGTGAGAAGCCAGTGTTGCGAATCTCAGGGACCAAGGAGAACCCAGGTCGCAGATTTTGGGGTTATGTCTACTTCGag GTGCAACAAGGCTGCAATTTCTTTCGTTGGGCAGATCCAGAGACAGAGGTGGAACATTCAGAAGTTGTTAGAATAAGGAAGAAACTTTCGATGATGAAATCAAGAACCAAAATGGCAGAGTGGAAGCTGAAGGTCATTGCAGTGTTAGGGTTTTTTGGGTGGGTTGGGTTTCTTTGTTTGTTGTTGCAGAGTTGA
- the LOC110271666 gene encoding uncharacterized protein LOC110271666, giving the protein MGGETTMIEEIDGDRWSVFEAYAELRQFGYVQENIPSLWLEKPILTMLEEIRVKLMTRWAENRDLAQNYAGTILPRIRIKLERRSRSVGEWRPYWSAAQKYEVVSGLDKFTVDLGSFECSCRRWQLSGIPCVHAISCIKFKGFGLEPYVADCYKRETYLKCYEAVIYPLNRPDLWEITPHPDVMPPPYRRPSHRPVKKENNLLEMKNRAATFTCPGRGRKKSALYVVLLDIIRADALNLLRMRPKIPRI; this is encoded by the exons ATGGGGGGAGAAACAACAATGATAGAAGAGATTGATGGTGATCGGTGGTCCGTATTTGAAGCCTATGCAGAGTTAAGGCAGTTTGGTTATGTGCAGGAGAATATCCCTTCGTTGTGGTTAGAGAAACCTATACTTACAATGTTAGAGGAGATCAGGGTTAAACTAATGACTAGGTGGGCAGAGAATAGGGATCTGGCTCAGAACTATgcagggacaatcttacctagGATTAGAATCAAGTTGGAGAGGAGGTCTAGATCTGTTGGAGAATGGCGGCCATATTGGTCTGCAGCTCAAAAATATGAGGTTGTGAGTGGGTTAGATAAGTTTACTGTTGACTTAGGATCCTTTGAGTGCTCATGTAGAAGGTGGCAGTTGAGTGGTATACCCTGTGTCCATGCGATTAGCTGCATCAAGTTCAAGGGATTTGGCTTGGAACCTTATGTGGCCGACTGTTACAAGAGAGAAACATACCTGAAGTGCTACGAAGCAGTAATATACCCATTGAACAGACCTGATCTATGGGAGATTACCCCACATCCTGATGTGATGCCTCCCCCATACAGAAGGCCTAGTCACAGGCCAGtcaaaaaagaaaacaatttgTTGGAGATGAAGAACAGAGCAGCCACATTCACATGTCCAGGAAGGGGGAGAAAGAAAAGTGCTCTATATGTGGTGTTGTTGGACATAATAAGAGCAGATGCCCTAAACCTATTGAGAATGAG GCCCAAAATTCCAAGAATCTAA